In Rhea pennata isolate bPtePen1 chromosome 13, bPtePen1.pri, whole genome shotgun sequence, the DNA window AGGGGGAAACTGCCTACACCACATAGCTTTCTGTATCACTGTTTCTGCTCGAGACTGGTCTGGCAATGCACTGGCACAGTAGTTTCAATGGGTTTTTAGAGCCTGCCAAGGCTTTGATTTCATTGTATTGCTTTGTAACATACTTGCATTTCATAGTGAAGAGTTCCCTTGCAAGGGAACTCTAAGAAGCACCATCTGAGTAAAAACAAGAACCATGATAACTGAGCCCACGTAAAATGAAAGCTGTCAGGAGCAGAAGCAGTTTAACCATAATCAGTATGAGACACAGCTAGtaaacttcataaaaaaatgacttaatgCTGCTTAtaacttaaatatttctgactAGGTTGTAGTAGCAAGTATCAAAATGAGAGCTTTGAAGGCCAAAGTGGAGCAGAGCTCATGTgaacagcaattaaaaacagGCCAGTCAGTCCTAAGCACCACTCCAAGGAGGGCCCACGAAGAACTGCTGCAGGTGCAGGCTTGAAGGTGACCAGACTGGGAATGAAATACCCATAGGCAAATCCCCAAGACCAAGCAATTATTCCTCAGTGGCTTGTTGATTTACCAGTGGTCAATGATTCTTCACAAATTAGCTGTTGCTCAGCTCACTAAAACCACTTGTCCTTCAATAAGTTTAAGGGATTACACTGACTTCCTTTGCCTGACAGTGGATTTTCCTCACAGTAATTACATGACAtacaattacagaaaaacatttgtgcAATCATAGCTCACATGATAACCACTACAAACTTCAGCAGGGAATGTATATGAATTCTAGTCAGAGCTAGGCTGATATTTGTAATCTAATAAAAACTCATTAAGTCCAGAATTTTGATaaattaatagcaaaaaaaaaaatttttcacctgcatttcatggaaaaaataactgttaTGCATATACTGAGGCAGCCTTAATAGGTCACATTGGAGGCTCAAATTTAAGATCTAATTGCCACTAGATGGCATTATGTCAGTTACTAATCTATGTTAGAAttagttgctttaaaaaagatatCCCTCCCTTTGCTAACATAGTACTTCACCATCatgtttgctttccatttttaaatcagcttaaaaaaaaaaaaaaaaaaaagcacagaggggaaaaaaaagaactttaacTAAAAATACACCATCTGCCAGAGGAAATCTAGCTCAATTCTGTCACATCTACAACCAAACCAGGTTAATAATTAGAATCACAGATGGtttctttatataaatatgtgcatTTCCCCACAGTGactctttcagctgcttcccGAAACTGCTGGCACTGCTTTACCTCGTTTCCTAGGTGATAGTTGTGTCTTACACTCAGCCTGGACATTATGCAGCTGGAGTGGATTTCAGAAGATGTCATCATCCCCTGCCTGTGGCTGCTTCCAATACCAACAAGGGATGCAGTTGTGCACAGTCATGTCTGTACCAAAGAATAGCAACAGATGGATATTAATACATTCTCTTTCAGCtggccttttttccccctcagatGATCAAATTTGCTGAAGAGTACTTCTGACTTGCCCAAATCCCCTGATAAGGCTAAGCAGCAAGTATTGTGGCAGCCTCGGCATTATAGACTGAAATCAGAGGAATGAAAATGGAGTTTGATCTTTCTGCGGCATTCAACAGTAACAACTGGAATAAATCACTGAAATACAAAGAGCAAAAACATTGTGGGGTCACATGCTTGTTCTCCCTGTGCAGTTGTGTCTCAGAATCTCCTAGATTACAAGTACTATTTCCTAATGATATCTCCAGACTCACTTGGGATAAACAGTTGAGCTGGATTCTTCTCTTATTATCAGCAGTGAAACATGCTTCAGATCAAACTGCAAACCTGGCTGCAAACCTATTGCTACCACTTTGAAAACAGGTACCTGCTGCCTTCCAAGAAGCTCCATGTGCATCAGGCCTGCTAAACAACAATACAGAGAACAGAACTCACTTCACTTCTTTCAGACTGAGCAAGGGTTTGGCCTGAGTTTGATAACCTAAAGCagtttaattaattattttaagttatAATGATTAAAAGCATGCTGTATTCTGTAGCACAGAATAAAGCTTCTCATGAGCTAACTCCGGTTACGGCAGTAGGGCTTAGCATAGGCTAGACTGGCCCACATAGAGCTCTAAAGTACTTAGACCAGACTTCTGTTGATAATCAAACGATTCATACCCATTTACAACACAGGCTGAAAGACTGACATTAAAAAGTTTAATAATATCAAaatgtataataaaaaaatatttgaaagaatacCCTAAGAAATAGGTAACAAGGGAGAGCAAAGGACTGGGATTCATGGAACCTGTGCTCCACTCATGGCCGTGACAGTGATTTGAGTGATAACAAATCAAACAACTACCTACATCTAGGCCTCAATTTGTGAGTACATGTAAAATGGGAGTCACACTACTGATATCCAGAATCACTGTGAAACTTGCTAACGAAAAGATATGTGTAAACACTGGGTACCACTCTAAATTAATTGAAATCATCATCTTTCCTACAGCCTACTTTACAATTAGATGTCAAGTTCTTTCATGCCCGGGGTTCAGCAGCTGATTGTAAGATGGCAGGTGCTATCCTACTGTATGATTCAATCACCTGCTGCTGTTAGCAGTGTGTTATTTTGGAAAGAGTGCATTTGATTCACAAAATAACCAGAAAATTGGAAACAAGTAACTGCCTTtgtaaaaatagtcttttagAATGGAGATACAGAGTATGTAAGATCTTAAGAAACCAACTGCTCTACGCGTAATCTGTCAGTGAAACTAAACACTGATTTCAGGTTTGGTATTACAAAACTTTAAAAGGGAAGGACTGTCCACTTACCATTcacttctgtctttcttttcactgaaaagtttttttctaaTGATGAAAAAAACCCACGATCATTGCCTTCTACTCCAGACAGGAAGGTAAACTGCATTTATTAAATGATAAATTATAGTTGTAAACTAAATTAATGGATTGTGTACAATGgcaactttttaatttaaaactttcccatttaaaaatcagctttagAAATCTGACCATACATACACACTCACATACACagagaaatctttatttttagggGAAAACGAAAGAAACGGTCAGAACAGTTTCActtgtgtttttatatataaaagtagGCACATCTGTACATTTTCTGTTCACGAACTTGTTTTACAAGTGCCTTGAAACAAACAGTGAACAACTGGTTAGGATATTAAGCAACATTTCACTTGGAGTTTACATTAACTATTGCTGGGATATCACCCCATACTACCACTCCTAACTGCTGGCTGACCAGTAGAAGACTGCCTTCTTGGTTGAATTTCAGCATCCAATACCTAAAGATTTCacttactttaaaacaaaacacgTCACTATGATGCTTCTTAGGAATtcaacagaacattttcttcctcaagaaaatttgttttaaagaaaatcccTTTAAACTGTTGACTGTAACATAACtttttgagaatattttaatgaaaaaagaaaattagctaGCATATTCTGTTCAGGTTCAGTCAAGATAATGTTGAATTCTAACTCTAGGGTTAGTATAAAAATGGTAGATTCactccttaaaaaagaaagaaagaaaaaacaaaaaaaaagaagaaaaaaagccatgcCTTAGCATTCCAGAATATCAGGAACCGATTGTGCATAGTTTGTTTATCTGTTGCTTTAAGTCTCAATTAGGCATTTACTTCACAGCTTGCATAAAGGAATAAATAACTcaaaaatcacaataaaaatgaaacaaagaataaagaaaggCTTGAGATTTGAGTTCACAGTAGAAGTCCCTTCCTTCTTACAACTTTCCTTTGCAGGACTGAAATAGACAGTAGGTAAAATTCTTCAAAGTATCCAAACTACTTTGGCACCTTTGCACCACTTACAGAAGGAATTTAAAGCACTTCTGGAAAACAAGATTAAATCTCCTATGTAAAATACAGTGACTTCAAAAAATTTACCCAGTGCTATGTTAACCTAACAGAAGCATGATTTCTTTCACTAATTTTGAATTCAATCCCATCTTACAGTGCACATTAATTCAGAATTACATAGTAAATCAGTATCAGGATAATGCAGTAATCTAATCCtatcttcacaaaaaaaatcccttagATCTGCCAAGATTTATCATTAGTAGTGATAACTAATAATTGCTATGTTGAAGAATCACAACTGTCAGAGTAAAATCCATTACAATGTAAAAAGCCTGCTCTAGAAAGGTTTATTCTCCATACTGTATCTCTGCTCTTAGCTCTTTTGAGAGGTAATTTATCAGCACTCCTGTCAACTTTTGCTGGAGACTAGCATTTCCCATTACAAGGGCAGTCAGCTGAGCAATATCAGTCCAGTCTAAGCTCCTGAGAATAACAAGGGCTTCATCATAGAGtttctgctgctcagcaggAGGCAATTCCAGTAAAATCTGAGGGACTGGCCTGAACTGTCCAGTAGTCATCCAGGCACCAAGCAATCCACCAAATGCTCCCCctagaaaataaagacagatgTTACTCTCTGATCACTTAATGTTATAACTTGAAATTCTATCCAGAGGCTGCATCAGTAATGTTCCTACCTTTATTAGAAATCAATATAGAGTTGTCAGGACAAGGCACATCTACTTTTAACTAGGTTTACACAAGATCTTCAAAGCACCAAGgactttaaaagctttttatacCAACAACAATCAAAGAGAAACTCATTGCAAAATCTGAACTAACAGCTTGAAGGCCCTatctcagaaacaaaacagcattccTCAGGGCACCGGTCTCTTTAGGATAAGCTGTATTACCAAATAAAACCCTACCCAAATAAAAATACGTAACCAATAGCTGCCTTATCAGTGCTCACCAACGTGTAATCTCTTCCTACAGACTCAGAGAATGATCCaagctttctgcttctgtaaaaTGGGACACTGCAGCCTCCCACACCTGTGAAGTCACACCTCAGAAGATGCTCACAGAGActaagcagaaacaaacatcAATTTTGTGGGGGTATTTAGACATGTTCAACCTTTCATCCAGCAAATCAATACACCCTTATCAGCCAAGAAATACTCTCATAAGCAGAGCAGTTCTAGGTCATCAAGACAACAGCAGAGGTATCCTGCATAGTTGATGTGGTGATTATGACTGCTACTGCTGAGAAAACAGTATTACAGTCCTCCATGGGCTTTCTCCTTCAAAGAGTTACAAGGCCGACTTGTCAAGCAGTGCTTTAACAGATGAAGTTCACATGATTTTCAATACAACCCAGAGACACAGGTATTATCATAGGAGGAGCACCTTCACAATTGGGAGGTGTCAGAACTCACTCTCTACGTCCAAAATTCCCATCCTCAGACAGACCTAAAAGTCTCACTAGGATATGCTCACTAGGATGCGATTTTTCACTAGACAGAAGTTCCTTAAGTTTGCACACTTTACTGAGTTGACAATTCTTCCTGTAATATCAATGAAATACTAGAAGGCCTATGATGGTTGAATTCATCTGCAAGAAATCTTTATGAAAATATCTGATTTAGGGGCACTTAATGCAAAAGTCACTAGAAATATGCCACAATTTCTTCAGGTGGCTGCTGCAGGTGGAAGGTAACTTATCCTCTCTTTGTGGAAGGGAGCAATAAACACAATCTTTGCTAGGCAGTCACAGACCTACATAGGCTGTTTGTATAAGTCAAAGTATGTTTCACTGCAAATGTCCCTGAGACTTCAGGGGGTTTTAGCACAGTTACAGGGACATTTACCTCTAcaatttttaaagtcaaatgAGGATTCTCTGATTTAGTTGGAGTGCAGCTgcaagataaatatatatatatatatatatatatataaaattccAATAACAGGTATAGTTGTTCCAGTGTCTTTATTATCAATGGCTGAAGAACACTGAACTTGACTTAGAGATACAGAAAACTCAGATAGCTtaaacaaacactgaaacaaatgagaaaacacaTCCAAGACTAACTTCAGTGCTTCTAATCATCTCACTCAAGAAGGTGACCAATTACATTCTTAAGTATACTAATTCAGAGCTTATGAATTTCTTAGAAATGCTTACTTTGAGCTCCTTCTTACTGACTTCAGCTGTACATTTGTCcaataattattttctgctattaAGCGCTATATGTGTTACAAGAGTAATCATCcagctttattttgtgttttctgttacaGTTCCTCACaagttgttcattttttttgtaattcagcCTTGCTAACACTCAGGCAGGTGTACTGCAATTTATTCTGATACCAATATCCCCTTGAAATTTACAGAACTGCTTACAAGAGTAAAAATTACATGCACAACTCCAGTATTCAAGTACTGATGCCCACATGACCTCAGTGAGAAGATGTTTTTCAAACCAGACAACACTGTTTAGTTTAGGAAATACAGAGGAGAGACAACTCTTTCCTACTAGACTCAGactttctgtaatttttgaagacatgaaaaaaaaaaagcaaagtgataggaaataaaataggtCTGGAGAAAAAGACCAAGTTCACACAGAAGTGGAGAGCAGGTaggtttaaaatgaagaaacaaacattatttttaattagaccATTATGAAGATGATCCTGTCCCCTTGCTAAGGTTTGAATGAGAACACTTATCCTCCCTTTATCTTCtaacttccttttctctgtacCACTGGGAACCAACATTTTTGCACCTGAGCTCAACTGCTCTTCATCCTCCACAACGGCTCCCAGCGTCTCTCAGACTCCTCCACCCTCCTCTTCACAACCCTTATATAGCACTGGAGCAAAGTCTATATCGACAAGCTCAGAGCCTGTAAGTTTGCTCTCTGTTTTGTGCCATTCCTCCAGCACTGGTTTATCTCAGCAGATGGGAAGCAAGCAGCACTCTACCTGTCAAAAGCAAATGAGTTTGTTTAAAGGGTTCCAGAGGAACCAAAATCTAAACCTCAAATACCTGTTTGGCTTCCTGTTTTCAACAAAGTAGTTGGAAGTCAGATTACTGTCACTCTAGAAAgaaacactgacacatgccttccTCATGcacatcttattttaaaaaaaagaatctatcacaaaaagctgaaatgcaaaCTGGCATCTTGTTATAACTCAGTAACATGAAACCTTAACACTGCCTGCCCTGCCCTTCAACTCCTACATACTACACAATGACTTGCTAGTTTCATCAGCCAGTGTGTTAACTGTTCTTATTCCTAAAGCAAAACACACTTACCTACAGCGATGCCAGCAGGACCCCCCACCAAGCCCCCAATAAAGGCTGTTGCACCCGCCAGCAGCGCTCCTCGACCTGAGTGTCTAACAGCAGCTTTCATTCCCTTCTCCTGAGAGAGGTGGCAGAACAGTTGCATCACATCATCAACCTTGATGGGCATCTTGGCTCGTTATGATcctgaaaaagatattttaagtcATGCTTTGATCACTGCAACAGGGACTAAATCTtgctgctaaatatttttttaaacacagttcaAAAGTCAGTAAGCCTAAAGAAGCAGAGGCACAGTCAATACATGAGAAGAAAtcactttctctttccttccaggGCAAACCGAAAGAAAAGCCCATTTGCAAAGAGCTAAAACTTAGTGAAGCAGCAAATGAAACCACAGGATAAATtagagaaatctgtttttatgaCAAATTCAGAAGTCCGAACAAGGACAAGCAACAGCAATGAAAGATTTAAGAAAGATTCTATCTAATTTTACAGTATATTGTCTTTGCCTTAAGCAATTGCCATGTTCATTCAGCATTGCATATGGCTCCAGAGAAAAGACGAAGCAGGGCCTCATTCTAACATAATTAATGGATTATAATTGACAGTCTGACAGGTATTTCCTCCTTGTCATAGTTCTTCCAATAAATTAgttgtttattttcacaaaCCTATACTTTCCTTCATCTTGTCAGAAGTTTAAACATCTCCAGGTTGTTTTCTGAAGGGATGAGATAGGGACAGTTGAACACAGGACTGACCAtagcaaggaggaaaaatccCAAGGAATGAAACAGATTTGAAAAGGAGTTAGAACAGACCACTGGGAACACAAGTGAACAAGGCAGAAAGAGAGACAGGGAACCACAGtgaatgtgtatgtgtgcaggGAGACAGGACTTAGACCAGACAAGTGAAACAACTTTCATTTGTACCATCAGACAGAGGCAGGAAAGGGACACTAGGAAAGATCAGAAAGGACAGTACAGGAGGAATGCTTCCTTggaaactcttttcagtagagCATAAGCTAGCAATCCTTCATGGTATTCAATTTTCCCAGCCGGAAGTTAAAACAGCCCACATGAAACTCAGCAGGAGACAGAAGATGTTGCTGCTCAAATCATGCTGCAGATCAGCAGAACCTGAAGCAGCTGCTCCCAGTTTCTGCTGAGTTATACTAAAGGAGCCCAAAACAGACCTACTGCCTCCCATGgatctctccctccctctcccaaccCACGGGATTAGAAATCTGCTAGTATGTGGGAGCTTGCTGACACCTGAACCACAGACTGACCTCTTTGCAACTAAACCTCTCACAACTCACTCGCTTGCTGTCACTGACAACCTAAATGCACTTCTTTCCATGGAAAACCACAGATTGTAGCTAACCATTACTGCTATTGGTGCCACTGTTGACATACATGGTAGTGTAGTGTACAAAGATGAAGGTTAAAATCCTGAATGCTGCAGGAATAGAAATCTAAACCAGTACACAGAACAAAacctgtgattaaaaaaaagcacgtgaatatttcaaaattaagaaatattaatataagGCATGATTTTGGAATCTGTGTAAAGTATATATTCTTTTGTATGAGTTGTCTGCCTTGTCACTGCAGGTAAATTAGGGGGGTTAATATAAGAAAACACAGGCCTCAATGTTGCAGGTGTCAGCAATTATAGCGAGCAAGGCAAGAGACCACATTAAGAGACAGTATAGCTTCTCtgctaaaaaaattaaatgctgcCCTGAAAAACTAGATTCTAGCTCTCATTTTGCACCTAATGTTTGTGTGTTAAGCCAGCCACCTAaactaaatttttttaaaagggggTTATTAATCAGTCACTTTTTCAGGTGTTCATCACATGATCTTTGACAATTTTTGCAAATCACACATTTGCAAAAATGCTGACTCCTCAAAATAGTAATAGTATTCAAACACAGCTCAGCTTGAATAGTGTTACATAATGCtaagcactgaaaaaaacccattcTTCGGCTTTAAGTTGGCAAAGCAAGTGGATACTTTTGACTTTAACAATTACTAAAATAATAGAACAGACACAAAGAGATACTAAAAATATTCCCACCTCATATTGCAAAAACAAATCCAGTATTTACAAAACACTCTGATTTCAGACCAACAGAGCAAAATCCATGAAGCCAAATTAATAAATTCCATCCAAATAGCAGAGTTTGAAGAGTGTCCAGTAATAATGCTAAGGAATTGaatagtcagaaaaaaaaaatacttactcATTAAGTGAATACCTTTCATTCAGCATACCAAATGAGTAGAAGCCTTGCAGGAAAAGTAGTACATAGTATGATAAACAAATTCATCATATGTACACAAAAGGCACAGAATTACTGTTCTATATAACATGTTGCAACCTTAGTGCTAGCTAATGCTGAGCGTTTGACCTTCCAGTCTCTAGAATCCTTTTTAATGTAGTGCATGTGCTCAAACTTAATCAACTCAAGTCAACTTATCTTCATCTTTCTCGAACAGATCTCCTGGGTATAAAGTCAAAGTGACATGGTATTAGGcaactttttaatattaaaagaattagGTACCTGGAAAGTGAAAGCTGCCTTCTGCACTAAAATGTCTGACTCCAAAACCATCTGTGTCCCTGCAGTACCCACGCACCACTGACACTAAACCAAAACACATCCTCTGGGGAAGTGACCAAATACTCTTCATAGCTGCAAAGACACACCATAGGAAGTTCTTCAGATACTTGCATTCCTCTCACTACGTTGTGCCAATCTAAtgaaaaaatccaaattctTAATTTTACCAGAGTTGCTTCCCTCTTCAGATTAGTTTAGATTTAGATTAGATTAGACGCTAATGGTTGTTGTAGATCTATCCACCTGGATAGTTAGAACATCTCTATCACTCTGTTATTTGACTGCTgatcaaacattttaaaatcaaaatagtaaATCTTTTCATTATCCCTTCACAACACAAGGAATCACTGTAAAGAGACCTGTCTGATGGAAGAAGAACAGTGCAATTACCTTAAGGGTGCAGAAAAAACAGGCCATAATGAAAACAGTAATCACGCTGTTGTCTGGTAGCATACAAAGcgtggaaaaaatacaaattcataaCATGTATTAGTGTcaagctaaagaaaaaacatattggAAATAAAGTAActttaagtatttttccatagtaatttattttattgctttactCCCCTCATAACCTTTCCAAAGGGAATTGCCATTGGGAAAGCCAATACTTAttggggtgtttttttgttttgtttcggTTTTTTTTAGCTTGACTGAACAAGGTTCTTGGCAAAGTAGTAAATTTTATGCTTAATTCAAAATGTATTACACccaaaattttcaaagatattaCGAGACACACATGTTTCCTTCCAATTCTTACAAGCATTTCTATGATCTCTTGGCAAATTAACTTATACATGTCACACATCAAGTGCTGCATTTGGTAAGCAGGATTAAGATACAGTTAACTACATTGATAGGGTGAAGTTTTTTTAAGTTTACGTACAGAGCACAAGATGGACCCATTACAAcacaaaatatgtattaaaacaaacacacaactAAAACATTTATCCTACAGATTCCTGTATTTAGCACAAGCGTATCATTGAGTAGGCCAAAGTTCCAGAAATCTTTTAAGAAGTCAGACCATTACTTTTTCTGATCAGTTTCTGATGAAGGATCAAGGTGCTCAACAAGAGGATTTCCAGGAGGGACATATTTTTTAACCATATTTTGCTCGCTAGGAAAGCAGCTTATTTTAACAATATATTAGCAAGTTGCTGCACAGAGACTCCAGTAGAGTTTCACAAGCAATTAAAGAAATCAGCAGTCAGCTTGCTTTAGGCTGAGGCAATCAAACAAAGGCTTACAaatctctgcagctgcaaacCTAACACCGCATAGACTGTTAAGGTCAGCAAGAAGCCAACTACAAGAATGAAGGAGAGAATATAAAGTTATATTTGACATTAATCTAATGATCAGAATCACTGGAGAAAGAGAATAGAAGATGAGcatatctgaaaatgttttgcgAACTACGAAGGAGCAGAATCTTACTCCAGATTCACAGAGGCTGTTATTCTTATGTGTGTCAGAGGCAAAATagccaaaaatatttgtaaacttTGATTGTGTAACTGacatgtcaaaaaaaaaaaaaaagcgcaaTTCAATTCTAGCAGTAAAGGTGCTGACCAGTCTTTACAGAATCCATCCAGACATGAAGAAACATGACGAATGTAAACTACTGGATTTGTGCTAATAGAGGGGTGCAAATGTCAGTGACATACATAAAATTGGTCCTGGCTTTCAGAGTTGTTGAGGCCCGACACTTCCTGTTGCCTTCATGTGGCACTGAGAATGCTCAACACTTCAAACCAAAAACATcaagtgctttggaaaataaactCAAGAAATCAAGCCTCACTGTGTAACAgaacttccttcttttctcctatTGTCATTCAGATGTGATCGAGCTCCTCTTCACTTTGTGGTCTCCCCCAAAACTCATCTGAGATGTTAGATTCTGTACTTCTGTCTGAATAAACTGCATGAtgctctctctttccctccagGGATCAGGTTTGCAACGCGAGCAACTCTTGCTCTATCTACTCAGGGAGAACGCCATATATTTCTCAGTTCAGAATCTACAACCTATGAGTTTTACTAAATAGCGTAGTCTTTCAACAAGATTACTACTTCCCGAAAAGTAAAATATCATACAAACAGGACTACATCATACCAACTCAATGAAAGTCCTATTAATACAAACAACCAAAGAAGGTCCCCAGTTGCTTCTCTGGTATAAACCTCATTTCAGCTCTTTCCTATTTAACATTCCCATCTAATTTCCCTAGAGACAAGCTTCCCTCACTTCATGGAATGATGATTTTAATACAGAAGAGCCATTTTATCCCTGGATTCACTCACCATTCCACTTAAAAGAACCACTGAACCTGCAAGTACTCTAACCAGTATGCTGCCCAGCACACTAGTGAAGCATTCCTCACTGTTCCTTACAACCCCATATTGAGCTAAGTGAACATACCCTTCAGCAAACCTCTCTACAATATGCAAATGCATAGAACGAAAATCATCTGTAGCTCATGAGAGCCAGTTCCAACTTTAATGAGCAACAGAGAGACAGATCTAAGCACTCCATCAGGAGCTAACTTCCTCTTGGTGGACAGGGCACGGTGATAAACAAGAACTTGGAGTGAGAACCTCCACACAACTGCTAGGAAGCATACACCAGATCCATGCAGGTCTTCAAACCGAAACTCCGTAACAACAGCAACTACATACACAAGCAGGGACATCCAGGAGATAACCCAGGATAATTTCTTCCTGTCTCTACCTGTACACAGCCTGACTGTGTCCATCCGTGTCTAGCACTATCTGTTCAGCAACCTTTGTGACATTTCTTAGAGCAAGTATGAGATCAGAAGCCAGAACGAAAACAATAACAAAGTGCTCAGCAACTGAGACAGGCCAAAGAACACATCTGCACAAACCGACACGCACAAAGATGTGACTTGATAGGCCAGAAGTCCATTACTTGAAAGATGGCTGAAGAGTAGAAAGGCAATCAAGGTACATCTATGAGAAAGGACGTTCTTAGCAGCAGTTCATATGCATACTGTTGGCTTGAGTTGCATTTGTGTTCCTAAATCATTACTTTCTAAAGTTCCTACCTTTAGATCCCAGTCTAGTATTTAAAATCTGCAAAGCAGGTGGCTTGATTTAAATCATGGTTAACATCAACagcaaataaatctttctttaaatataccAGTTTTTATCCTGTTCTGCATTTgtaattttcagttattttcctaAGGCAAGGTTCATTCTTACTGGTTGGTATAAGGATTAAAATGTGCTGATTACAGCTTGTTATCCTTGTATTTAGTGCTCTTCTCTCCCAATAATGAGGACTCACTACATCTACAAATAGTTATtacaatattaataataatgttGCTGACTATACATTTATTCagatgctcatttttttcaggtttcaaTTATGTTAGAAGATCGTAAGAAACTCTTTGATTTGCTAGACGATCTGAATTCAATTAAAATGCACAA includes these proteins:
- the C13H19orf12 gene encoding protein C19orf12 homolog — encoded protein: MPIKVDDVMQLFCHLSQEKGMKAAVRHSGRGALLAGATAFIGGLVGGPAGIAVGGAFGGLLGAWMTTGQFRPVPQILLELPPAEQQKLYDEALVILRSLDWTDIAQLTALVMGNASLQQKLTGVLINYLSKELRAEIQYGE